A DNA window from Gigantopelta aegis isolate Gae_Host chromosome 4, Gae_host_genome, whole genome shotgun sequence contains the following coding sequences:
- the LOC121370892 gene encoding TNF receptor-associated factor 6-like, with product MNNAAKSLMEAQNNYEQWFNCSVCLCPKTRMVFGLCQHKVCEDCLYDEENCIRPALKFCPICQYTTFPLQRPYLPQDNVEMMRCLGVIKCPNPGCGVELWNWELESHLKNCENKDKVKQTVCTPTYKNSSSKKVKQKRLASWHRTRRLRSDRLV from the exons atGAATAATGCTGCCAAATCTTTGATGGAAGCGCAAAACAATTATGAACAATG GTTCAACTGCAGTGTTTGTCTCTGTCCAAAGACGAGAATGGTGTTTGGGTTGTGTCAACACAAGGTTTGCGAGGATTGTCTTTATGATGAGGAAAATTGCATCAGACCAGCCTTGAAATTCTGTCCTATTTgtcaatatacaacatttcctCTACAACG ACCTTATTTACCACAAGACAATGTTGAAATGATGAGGTGTCTTGGTGTAATAAAATGTCCCAATCCAGGATGTGGTGTCGAATTGTGGAACTGGGAACTCGAAAGTCATTTGAA gAACTGTGAAAACAAAGATAAAGTGAAACAAACGGTGTGTACTCCAACTTATAAGAACAGTTCAAGTAAAAAAGTGAAACAAAAGAGACTAGCCTCCTGGCACAGAACCAGAAGACTTCGCTCAGACAGACTCGTCTGA